CTGGCCGATGATCGTGACGTTGCCGGGGTCGCCGCCGAAGCGCTCGATGTTGTCGTGAATCCATCGCAGCGCGTGCACGAGATCGAGAACGCCGAGTGCGGCCGACTGCTCGAAGTCGTGACCGCCGATCTCGCCGAGGTACGTGTAGCCGAGCACGTTGAGGCGATGGTTCGTCGTGACCGTGACGATGTCGCCTCGCAAACCGAGGTTCGTTCCGTCGTTGACGGGCGCGGCACCGGAGCCGGTATTGAAGCCGCCGCCGTGGCACCACATGATCACGGGCCTTTTGCCGCCGTCGCTTAAGGCCGGCGTCCATACGTTCAACAAGAGACAGTCTTCGCTCTCGATTTGCCCCGGAGTCGCGCCCTGCTCGTCGGCCTCGCCGCGCGGGCGCGGTTGAGCTTGTGGTGCGCGTGCGCCGTAGTCGAACGCATCGCGCACGCCGGTCCACGCCGCCGGATTCATCGGCGGCATGAAACGATTCTTGCCGGCCGTGCTCGCGCCGTATGGAATACCTTTGAAGACCTTGATGCCGCGATTCTCGGTGCCGCGCACGCGACCGAACGTGGTCGCGACTTCGACACTTTGCGTCTCACCCCAGGTCGAGCGCGCGACGCTCGCGGACAGCGCAGCCGCGAGCG
The window above is part of the Gemmatimonadaceae bacterium genome. Proteins encoded here:
- a CDS encoding carboxylesterase family protein codes for the protein MRFRQSRRDFIVQGSLAAALSASVARSTWGETQSVEVATTFGRVRGTENRGIKVFKGIPYGASTAGKNRFMPPMNPAAWTGVRDAFDYGARAPQAQPRPRGEADEQGATPGQIESEDCLLLNVWTPALSDGGKRPVIMWCHGGGFNTGSGAAPVNDGTNLGLRGDIVTVTTNHRLNVLGYTYLGEIGGHDFEQSAALGVLDLVHALRWIHDNIERFGGDPGNVTIIGQSGGAQKVSTLLTMPSAKGLFHRAVVMSGSALQLLERDASARVTRELVAELGLSVPTIAQLQALPIDRLMTAYFATVAKLSAQRLGNGFRPAVDGTAITQHPFHPAASRVSPDVPVIFSHTSGEATFRADERLFTLDEAGMRNELRARVGDRVDALVALYRKLY